The sequence AGGTCGGCTTTGGCCTCCTCGCAGCCCGCCACGTCCGCAAAGGTGACGCCCACGCGGTCAATGTTCACTACACTGGCCCGGCTTTTGCCAAAAGCGTTGGCTGCCGGGTCGCCACTCCCCATTTGCCGCGAGCGCAGCAGCATGTACAGCAGCACCCCGATGAGCAGAAACGACAGCAGCCAGCTGAGTGCTGTCAGCCAGCTCATACCAGAGGGCGGCTGATAGGCCACCTTCACGCCACGCCGCTGCAACTCACCAAAGGTCAGCTCGGGGTCTCCGGGCAGGGTACGGGTCTGGTAGGGTTTGTGGCCCACCAGCAGGCCGTGGATTTCGAGGGTGTCACCGTCGGGGCGCAGCACGGCCGTTTCGACCCGCCGGCCCTTCAGATGCTCGGCAAAATCGCTCAGCGGCATTTCCTTAGGACCCGGCGAAAGCAGCGTCAGGCCCAGCAGCAAGGCGAGTGCCCCCCCCACCAGCCACTTCCACCAGCGACCCAGCCAGCCTGCGTTCATACGTCAGTGTACGGCGCCGCCTGCCTGCCAGAGTGTGACTTTCCCGGCCAGCATCTGCCGCAGATGAGCACCCGCTCAATCCGGGATATGAGTGCATGACACTCAAGTCTATTGACACTGAGAAAATGTGCCTCTATGCTAGGCGAAGCATCAACAAGGCTGATTCGGCCACAGGCTGAAACCCGGCCGTGACCAACCTCACCCCCCACAAGGAGAACTGAACATGGCTAAAGCAGTAGGAATTGACCTGGGTACCACCAACTCCGTCATCGCCGTGATGGAAGGCGGCCGCCCCGAAGTGATCGTGAACGCCGAAGGCAACCGCACCACCCCCTCCGTCGTGGCCTACAAAGGCGACGAGCGTCTGGTGGGCCAGATCGCCCGCCGTCAGGCTGCGCTGAACCCCCAGGCCACCCTGTTTGAAGTCAAGCGCTTTATTGGCCGCCGCTGGGACGAAGTCAAAGACGAAGCCGCCCGTAGCCCCTTTACCGTCAAGGAAGGCCCCGGCGGAAGCGTCCGCATTGAAGTGGACGGCAAAGACTACGCTCCAGAGCAGGTGAGCGCCGAAGTGCTGCGTAAGCTGGTGGGCGACGCCTCCGCCAAACTGGGCCAGAAAATCACCGACGCCGTGATTACCGTGCCCGCCTACTTCGACAACTCGCAGCGTGAAGCCACCAAGCAGGCCGGTGAAATTGCAGGCCTGAACGTGCTGCGCGTGATCAACGAGCCTACCGCTGCGGCGCTGGCTTACGGCCTGGAGCGCAAAGGCGACGAAACCATTCTGGTCTTCGACCTCGGTGGCGGCACCTTTGACGTGACCATCCTGGAGCTGGGCGACGGCGTGTTCGAGGTGAAGAGCACCTCCGGCGACACCTCGCTGGGCGGCGCGGACTTTGACCAGCGCATCGTGGACTGGCTGGCTGAGGAGTTCAACAAGGAACACAACTTCGACCTCCGCAAGGACAAGCAGGCCCTGCAGCGCCTGATCGAAGCCGCCGAAAAGGCCAAGATTGAGCTCTCCAACGCCTCTGAGACCTCTATCTCGCTGCCCTTTATCACCTTCGACCCCGAAACCCGTACCCCGCTGCACCTGGAGCGCACGCTCAGCCGCGCCAAGTTTGAGGAACTGACCGCCGACCTGCTGAAGCGTGTGCGTCAGCCGGTGGAACAGGCCATGCGCGACGCAGGCGTCAGCTCCAGCGACCTGAACGAAGTGATTCTGGTGGGTGGTAGCACCCGTATTCCCGCCGTCAAGCGCATCGTGAAGGACCTGACTGGCAAGGAACCCAACGAGTCGGTCAACCCCGACGAAGCTGTGGCGCTGGGCGCCGCCGTGCAGGCCGGCATCATCCAGGGCGACTCCAACCTGGGCGACATCGTGCTGGTGGACGTCACCCCGCTGACCCTGGGCGTGGAAGTCAAAGGCGGCATGATTGCCCCGATGATTACCCGCAACACCGCTGTGCCCGCCAAGAAGACCGAGATTTACACCACTGCCGAGAACAACCAGCCTGGCGTGGAAATCAACGTGCTGCAAGGTGAGCGCCCCATGGCCGCCGACAACAAGTCCCTGGGCCGCTTCAAGCTGGAAGGCATTCCCCCCATGCGCGCCGGTCAGGCCCAGATCGAAGTGACCTTCGACATCGACGCCAACGGCATCCTGAACGTGACCGCCAAGGAAAAGACCACCGGCAAGGAATCCAGCATCACCATCGAAAACACCACCACCCTCGACAAGAGCGATGTGGAGCGCATGGTGAAGGAAGCCGAGCAGAACGCCGAAGCCGACAAGGCCCGCAAGGAACGCGTGGAAAAGCGCAACGCGCTGGACCAGATGCGTGTGCAGGCACTGCAGCAGATTGACGAAAACGCCGCTGCGCCCCAAGACGCCAAGGACCGACTCAAGGCCGTGGCCGACGAAGCCGAGCAGGCCGTGGGCAGCGACGACGACAGCCGCATTGCTGAAGTGCAGGGCCGCCTGGAAGAAGAACTGCGGAACTTCATGACCCAGAACAGCGCAGCTGCGGGCGCCCAGGAAGGCGCCGGCCAGCCCGGAGCTGCCCAGGACCAGGACGACGTGATTGACGCCGACTTCAAGCCCGCCGACGACAACAAGTAATCCCATGAACGGAGGGGAGGGACGGCCAGCGCTGCCGCCCTCCCCCCGTTGCACACTTCAGCGCCTATGCTGAAGGCATGTTTTCCAACTTTTCCAACCCTTTCGGCAAGAAAAAGGAGTCCGATATGACCGATGATGCCAAGAAGAACCAGCCCGAAAACATTCAATTCGAGGGCTCAGACGCGGAAGCTCAGAGCGGTATGAAGCAGCGCAGCAGCGACCTGCCCGACGACTTTCCCGAAGATTTCGAGATGCCCGAAGGCTTCCCCGAAATGGACGAGAACATGATGGCTCAGGTGCAGGAGATGATGGGCCAGCTGCAAAAAGGTCAGCGTGCCGAGGAACTGGAGCAGGAAAACGCCGACCTGAAGACCCGCCTGGGCCGACTCGCTGCCGATTTCGAGGGCTACCGCACCCGCACTGCTGCCGAGACCGCCGAAGCCCAGAACAAGGGCGTGAGCAAGGCCGCCGAGGCCCTGATGCCGGTGTATGACGATATTTCCCGCGCGCTGAGCATGGGCGCAGAAGACCCCGCCAAGCTGATTCCCGGCATGCAGGCGGTGCAGAGCAAGGTACTGAGTATCTTTGCGGGCCTGGGCCTCGAACCCACCGGCCAAGAGGGCGAAGACTTCGATCCTGCGTACCACGAAGCCATTCAGGTGATTGAAGGCGAGGACGGCAAAATCGTGCAGACTTACGAGCTGGGCTTCCGCATGGGCGAGCGCTGCGTGCGCCCTGCCCGCGTGGTCGTGAGCCAGCAGGGTTAAGTGCAACGGAAAGGGGCGTCTAGAGCATGAGTCAGCGGACCGAGCGCCTGTGGCTGGGCAGCCTGTACGGGGCAGGAACCGGGGTGGCCGCACAGGGCCTACGCGGTGCCTTCTCGGCAGGAAACCTCTGGCTGACTCTGCTCTGCGGCGTTCTTTGCGGCGTTACTACCGTACTGTTCTGGCGCAACGTCCACAGGCTGAGGCCCATGCCCGTGCAAGGAGGCCGGCGGTGAGCCGCGACCCCCTGCACGGCGTGACCCTCAAGCACATCGTGGAGCATCTGCACGCCGAATACGGCTGGGATGAGCTGGCTCGGCGTGTGCCGGTCAAGTGCTTTCAGAACAACCCCAGTCTGAACAGCAGCCTCAAGTTTCTGCGCCGCGAAGGCTGGGCACGGGCAAGGGTGGAGGAAGAATATGTCCGCCTGAGCCAGCGTGAGGACAGCAACCCCCTGATCCACGCGCTCAAAGGTGGGGAACCGCTGGAAGTGGCGGGCGTCAGTCAAACCAAACAGCATCAGGCGCTGGCCTGGGCACTGCGGCACGGCGCTCCTGCCGAACAGCTGCTGGCGTTGCTGGGCGGCATAGAGGACGTGAACTTCTGGCCCGACTCGGAAGCTCTGCCACTGCTGAACCTGGCAGTAGAGCGTGCAGCGCCGCCTGCTTTCTTGCGCGAACTGCTGCGGCGTGGGGCCGACCCCAACGATGCCCGCTTCTGGCCGCCCCTGCTGCACACGGTAGACGCCGAGGGCCAGGCCTACCGCAGCGGATCCCGTGCCCCCAGTACCGAGGTGCTGGACCTGCTGCTGGCCCACGGAGCCGACCCCCAGCGTACCGACCAACGCGGCCATACGGCACTGGACATTGCCCAGGCCTACGGCCTGAAAGCCTTCATCCACAAGCTTTAGCCCCTGAGATACTGACCGGCCCTGAGCCGTTGACCAAAGAGAGGAGGGAGACAGATGGCCTACAAGGATTATTACGAGGTGCTGGGCGTCAGCCGCAGCGCTTCGGATTCGGATATCAAATCGGCTTACCGCAAGCTCGCCAAGCAGTACCACCCCGATAAGAACGCAGGCGACGAGTCAGCAGCTGAGAAATTCAAAGAAATCGGGGAAGCTTACGCAGTCCTGAGTGACCCCCAGAAGCGTCAGGCCTATGACCAGTTCGGCCACACCGGGCAGGTCCCGCCCGGCGGTTACCCCGGCGGCGGCTTTCAGGGCGGCGACTTCGGCGGGTTCGACCCCAGCCAGTTCAGCGACTTTTTCCAGGAGATGTTCGGGGGCCGGGCCGCTGGCATGGGAGGCCGCGGCGGCTTCACCTCGCCGGATGGTCGACCAATTGACCTCGAAGACCTGTTCGGTGGGCTGGGCGGCATGGGCGGCGCCGCTCAGGGCGGAGGCCGGCGTTTCGTGCAGAACGTGGAAGGCGAGCTGCAGGTGTCGCTGAGTGAAGCCTTCGAGGGCTCCGACGAAATCATCAACGTGGATGGCCGGCGCCTGAGCCTGCGCGTGCCGGCGGGCACCCGCGACGGCGCCCGGCTGCGGCTGGCCGGACAGGGCCCCGGTGGCGGCGACGTCCTGCTGACCATCCGGGTGCTGGAAGATGCCCGCTTTGAGCTGGACGGTGACGACCTGACCACCAGTGTGGACGTTCCCGCGCCAGTGGCCGCCCTGGGCGGCGCAGTCACGGTGCAGACCATCACCGGCAGCGGGCAGCTGAACGTACCGGCCGGCAGCAGCGGTGGGCGCCGCATGCGCCTGAAAGGCCAGGGCTGGCCCAAGAAATCCGGCGGGCGGGGTGACCTTTACGTGCGCCTGAACGTGACCGTTCCTAAAGAACTGAGCGAAGAAGAACGGCAACTGTACGAGCAGCTCCGCGACTTGCAGAGATAAGGCCAGCCAAGACGAAGGGGGGGCATACACCACTCTAGCGGTGTATGCCCCCCTTCTCCATTCGCCGCGCTATCCCGGCCGACGCACCAGCCATTGCCGCCGTCCACACTCAAAGTTGGCGCGAGACCTATACGGGGCTGCTTCCTACCGACTTTTTAGCCAGCGCTACAGACGAGCAAGCGCGTGAACGCCGTGAGCAGAGTTGGCGGGCGGTTCTTACCGAGCAGCGTGAAGCCGTCTTCGTGGCCGCGCAGGAGCAAGCAGTGATGGCCCAAGTGCGGGCGACGGGTGGCAACCGGCTGGCCCTCTGGGTGCTGGGGGCCAATCCTGCCCGCCGGTGGTACGCCACACAGGGCGCACGGGAAGCGGGACAGAAGGTGGAAGGCGAACTGCTGGAAATCAGAATGGTCTGGGACAGGCTGTAAAGCCAGGACCCGCCTCAACTTCAGAACTCGAATCCATTGGGATGGGTGCGATGCCACATCCAGGCTGTCTCGACCATCTGGCGTAGCTCCGGAAACTGCGGGGTAAAGCCCAGCTCCTCGCGGATGCGGGTGCCGTCGGCCACCAGGCGGGGCGGGTCGCCAGCGCGGCGCTCGGCAATTTCGCGGGGCAGGCGCGTGCCCACCACGCGGTCCACCATATCCAGCACCTCGCGCACGCTGAAGCCCCGGCCCAGGCCCACGTTGTAGGTAGCAGCGCCGTGGCGGCCGTCCAGCAGGGCCTTCAGCGCCAGCACATGCGCGCCCG is a genomic window of Deinococcus proteolyticus MRP containing:
- a CDS encoding VF530 family DNA-binding protein; the encoded protein is MSRDPLHGVTLKHIVEHLHAEYGWDELARRVPVKCFQNNPSLNSSLKFLRREGWARARVEEEYVRLSQREDSNPLIHALKGGEPLEVAGVSQTKQHQALAWALRHGAPAEQLLALLGGIEDVNFWPDSEALPLLNLAVERAAPPAFLRELLRRGADPNDARFWPPLLHTVDAEGQAYRSGSRAPSTEVLDLLLAHGADPQRTDQRGHTALDIAQAYGLKAFIHKL
- the dnaK gene encoding molecular chaperone DnaK, which produces MAKAVGIDLGTTNSVIAVMEGGRPEVIVNAEGNRTTPSVVAYKGDERLVGQIARRQAALNPQATLFEVKRFIGRRWDEVKDEAARSPFTVKEGPGGSVRIEVDGKDYAPEQVSAEVLRKLVGDASAKLGQKITDAVITVPAYFDNSQREATKQAGEIAGLNVLRVINEPTAAALAYGLERKGDETILVFDLGGGTFDVTILELGDGVFEVKSTSGDTSLGGADFDQRIVDWLAEEFNKEHNFDLRKDKQALQRLIEAAEKAKIELSNASETSISLPFITFDPETRTPLHLERTLSRAKFEELTADLLKRVRQPVEQAMRDAGVSSSDLNEVILVGGSTRIPAVKRIVKDLTGKEPNESVNPDEAVALGAAVQAGIIQGDSNLGDIVLVDVTPLTLGVEVKGGMIAPMITRNTAVPAKKTEIYTTAENNQPGVEINVLQGERPMAADNKSLGRFKLEGIPPMRAGQAQIEVTFDIDANGILNVTAKEKTTGKESSITIENTTTLDKSDVERMVKEAEQNAEADKARKERVEKRNALDQMRVQALQQIDENAAAPQDAKDRLKAVADEAEQAVGSDDDSRIAEVQGRLEEELRNFMTQNSAAAGAQEGAGQPGAAQDQDDVIDADFKPADDNK
- a CDS encoding nucleotide exchange factor GrpE; its protein translation is MFSNFSNPFGKKKESDMTDDAKKNQPENIQFEGSDAEAQSGMKQRSSDLPDDFPEDFEMPEGFPEMDENMMAQVQEMMGQLQKGQRAEELEQENADLKTRLGRLAADFEGYRTRTAAETAEAQNKGVSKAAEALMPVYDDISRALSMGAEDPAKLIPGMQAVQSKVLSIFAGLGLEPTGQEGEDFDPAYHEAIQVIEGEDGKIVQTYELGFRMGERCVRPARVVVSQQG
- the dnaJ gene encoding chaperone protein DnaJ — translated: MAYKDYYEVLGVSRSASDSDIKSAYRKLAKQYHPDKNAGDESAAEKFKEIGEAYAVLSDPQKRQAYDQFGHTGQVPPGGYPGGGFQGGDFGGFDPSQFSDFFQEMFGGRAAGMGGRGGFTSPDGRPIDLEDLFGGLGGMGGAAQGGGRRFVQNVEGELQVSLSEAFEGSDEIINVDGRRLSLRVPAGTRDGARLRLAGQGPGGGDVLLTIRVLEDARFELDGDDLTTSVDVPAPVAALGGAVTVQTITGSGQLNVPAGSSGGRRMRLKGQGWPKKSGGRGDLYVRLNVTVPKELSEEERQLYEQLRDLQR